Proteins co-encoded in one Candidatus Tectomicrobia bacterium genomic window:
- a CDS encoding SDR family oxidoreductase — protein MQIRMEGRSALITGGSRGLGRAMALKFAQAGAKVAILARRPGVLDETKREIEAAAPGAKIKACPCDVSDPGQIRDAFQAVVRDFGQVDILVNNAGTSVRGKFEELTDEVWMEDFNLKLFAAVRLCRLALPGMKERRWGRIINVLNTAAKAPAGEGAPTAVTRAAGMAMTKVLSKEAAPYNVLVNALCVGRFVTDQWLGHHKKQAPEKTFEQYMTDMGKTIPLGRVGDAGEFASVACFLASDAGSYVSGVAINVDGGASPVV, from the coding sequence ATGCAGATTCGGATGGAAGGACGCTCGGCCCTCATCACCGGCGGCAGCCGGGGCCTGGGCCGGGCGATGGCGCTCAAGTTCGCCCAGGCGGGCGCGAAGGTGGCCATCCTGGCCCGGCGGCCCGGCGTGCTGGACGAGACGAAGAGGGAGATCGAGGCCGCGGCCCCCGGGGCCAAGATCAAGGCCTGCCCCTGCGACGTGAGCGACCCCGGGCAGATCCGGGACGCCTTTCAGGCCGTGGTCCGGGACTTCGGCCAGGTGGACATCCTCGTCAACAACGCCGGCACGTCGGTGCGGGGCAAGTTCGAGGAGCTGACGGACGAGGTCTGGATGGAGGACTTCAACCTCAAGCTCTTCGCCGCGGTACGCCTCTGCCGGCTGGCGCTGCCGGGGATGAAGGAGCGCCGCTGGGGCCGGATCATCAACGTGCTGAACACGGCCGCCAAGGCGCCCGCCGGGGAAGGCGCGCCGACGGCGGTCACCCGAGCCGCCGGCATGGCCATGACCAAGGTGCTCTCGAAGGAGGCCGCCCCCTACAACGTGCTGGTCAACGCGCTGTGCGTGGGGCGCTTCGTCACGGACCAATGGCTGGGCCATCACAAGAAGCAGGCGCCGGAGAAGACCTTCGAGCAGTACATGACGGACATGGGGAAGACCATCCCGCTGGGCCGGGTGGGGGACGCCGGGGAGTTCGCCAGCGTCGCGTGCTTCCTGGCCTCGGACGCGGGCTCCTACGTCTCCGGCGTGGCCATCAACGTGGACGGGGGCGCCTCGCCGGTGGTGTAG